The DNA segment TCGAATTCCGTAAATCCAAGCCTGGCAATGAAACGTGATTGAACCGGCGACGTCAAATCGTGGCGGATGTTTTTGGTTTGTTCACATTTTGCTGGCAGCGTCCGGGCATGAGTATTAAGCTTCCGACCATGCACAACACGATTCGTATCATCGGCATCGATCCAGGCCTGCGCCGCACCGGCTGGGGTATTATCGATACGCTCGGCAACTCCCTGCGCTTCGTGGCGTCTGGCACCGTCACCTCGGATGGCGATATGGATCTAGCGTCGCGGCTTTGCCAGTTGCACGACGGTCTGGTCGATGTCATCCACACGCACAAGCCTGACGAGGCAGCGGTCGAACAGACCTTCGTCAACAAGGACGCCGTGGCAACGCTGAAGCTCGGCCAGGCACGCGGCATCGCTATGCTTGTTCCGGCCCGAGCCGGTCTGCAAGTAGCCGAATATGCACCAAATGCGGTGAAAAAAGCGGTGATCGGCGTTGGTCATGGCGAAAAGCAGCAGATTCATATGATGCTGAAGATTTTGATGCCGAAAGCGGAATTCAAAGGCAATGATGCCGCCGACG comes from the Pararhizobium qamdonense genome and includes:
- the ruvC gene encoding crossover junction endodeoxyribonuclease RuvC, which codes for MHNTIRIIGIDPGLRRTGWGIIDTLGNSLRFVASGTVTSDGDMDLASRLCQLHDGLVDVIHTHKPDEAAVEQTFVNKDAVATLKLGQARGIAMLVPARAGLQVAEYAPNAVKKAVIGVGHGEKQQIHMMLKILMPKAEFKGNDAADALAIAICHAHNRGGARMRMAALAG